Within Massilia litorea, the genomic segment CTGCTGGTGCGGGTGTCGTCCCTGGGCGACGTCCTGCACAACCTGCCGATGGTGGCCGACCTCCTGCGCCGCCATCCGCAGGCGACAATCGACTGGGTCGTGGAAGAGGGCTATGTCAGCCTCGTGCGCCTGAACCCGCACGTGCGCAAGATTATCCCGTTCGCGCTGCGGCGCTGGCGCAAGGGCCTGCGCAGTCCCGCGGTGCGCGCCGAGATCAAGGCCTTCTTCTCTACCTTGCGCGAAGAAGAATACGATCTCGTCTTCGACACCCAGGGTTTATTAAAAACCGGGATCATCATGGGCGCCGCGCGCATCAAGCGCGGCGGGCGCAAGGTGGGCCTTGCCAACGGCAGCGAGGGCTCCGGCTACGAGGGCATCTCGCGACTCTTCCACACCGAGAGCGTCCCGCTCGACCCGCGCACCCATGCGGTCGCGCGCGGGCGCCTGGTGGCCGGCACGGCGCTCGGCTACCCGGTCGACACCGCACCCGACTTCGGCCTGCCGCCGCCCGAGTCCACCCAGCGTCCCCACTGGCTGCCGCATGAGCCATTTGCCGTCTTCTTCCACGGCACCGCGCGCGACGCCAAGAAGTGGGCGCCCGCGAACTGGATCGCCACCGGCCTGGCCTTGTCGCCGATGCCGGTGCTGCTGCCCTGGGGCTCGGAAGGAGAGAAGCGCGAAGCCGAGGCGCTGGCCGCCCGGCTGCCGAATGCGCGCGTGCTGCCGAAGCTGTCGATGATGGATGCCGTGACGCTGGCGCAGCAGGCGGCGCTGGCGATCGGGGTCGACACCGGACTGACCCACATCGCGGCCGCCTTCTACCGGCCGACGGTCGAGATCTATGCCGATTCGCCGAAATGGAAGACCGAGGGCAACTGGTCGCCGCGCATCGTCAACCTCGGCGACCAGGGCGCGCCGCCCTCCAGCGCCGAGGTGATCGCCGCCGCGCGCGGCCTGCTGGGCGTGCAATGAACCGCACACTGTATTCCTTCCTGTGGTGGCTGGCGCTGCCGATCGTGCTGGCGCGCCTGTGGTGGCGCGGACGCAAGGAGCCCGGTTACCGCGGCCACGTAGGCGAGCGCCTGGGCTTCTACGACGACGTGGCGCCTGCGCGCATGACCTTCATGGTGCACGCCGTGTCGGTCGGCGAGACGCGCGCCGCCGAGCCGCTGGTCGAAGCGCTGCTGGCAGGGTGGCCCGGGAGCCGCGTGCTGCTGACCCACATGACGCCGACCGGCCGCGCCACCGGCCGCGCGCTGTTTGCGAAACACGGCGCGCGCGTCATTCAATCCTATCTTCCTTACGACACCGGCTTCATGGTGCGGCGCTTCCTGCGCCACTATGCGCCGCGCATCTGCATCCTGATGGAGACCGAAGTCTGGCCGAACCTGATCGCCGGCTGCGCCGCACGGCAGGTGCCGGTGGCGCTGGTGAACGCGCGCCTGTCCGAGCGCTCGCTGCGCCGCGGCCAGCGTTTCGGTACCTTGATGTCGGAGGCAGCACGGGCGATCACCGTCGTGGCGGCGCAGACCGAAGCGGACGCGCAGCGCATCCGTTCGCTTGGCGCGCCGAAGGTGGCGATTACCGGCAGCATCAAGTTCGACGTCGTGCCGCCGCAGGCGGCGCTGGCCACCGGCACCCGGCTGCGCGCACGCCTCAATGGCCGTCCGGTCTTCCTGTGCGCCAGCACGCGTGAAGGCGAAGAAGTCCTGATCCTCGACGCCTATACGCGTTTGAAAGACCGGCCCGCCGGCATGCTGCTGGCCATCGTGCCGCGCCACCCGCAGCGCTTCGACGAAGTTGCGCAACTGGTGCGTGCACGCGGCCTGTCGCTGCAGCGCCGTTCGGACATGAACGAGGCCGCGGTCGACGCCGCGGTGGAAGCCGATGTACTGCTGGGCGACTCGATGGGCGAGATGTTCGCCTATTACGCGGCCTGCGACTGTGCCTACATCGGCGGCAGCCTGCTGCCGCTCGGCGGACAGAACCTGATCGAGGCCTGCGCGCTGGGTAAACCGGTGCTGGTGGGCGAACACACCTTCAATTTCCTCGACGCGACCGAGGAAGCGGTCACGGCCGGTGCGGCGCTGCGCGTGCCCGACGCGGACAGCCTGCTGGCGCAGGCCGTGCGCCTGTTATGCGATGCGCATGCGCGCACCGAAATGGGCACCCATGCGGCGGATTTTGCAAGCCGCCACCGTGGCGCGACCCTGCGCACTGTTGAACTCTTGCAACAGGAATTTGAGTAGTTTTTGATACCATTGCTTTTTGAGTTCGGCAGAAAAAGGGGATGCGCATGTCGTCGTTAAATCGCCCGGAACCAGGCGGCAGCAGCAAGCCGATGGCCATGGTGGCGCATGGAGCAACCGATGGCGCCGGTGACGCTTACTTTGGATCCTCGGGCGCGCCCGCCTTGCCGACGGTCGCCACCGCCCTGGGCGACCTGCATTTCTTCGTACGCTATTCGCTGCGCGAATACATCGGCTTCATGTGGCAGCACGGCGGCTTCCTGATCCGCCGCCGCCGCATCCGCTGGCCGGCCAGCTTCTACTGGCGCATCAGGAGCACGGCCAGCGCGGCCCTGAATTTCGTGCTGCTCGGACGCGGACGCCGCACCTACGAATTCACCATCGACGAACACGGCATCGTGCGCACCAGCGGCGGCGTGACCCTGATCGGCTGGTCCGACGTGACGGCGGTGCGCACCTATTCGCGCGGCTTCATGATGGTCCTGAAACGCGGGACGCTGCCGATTCCGTTTCGCTGCCTGAACGAGGCGCAGCGCGGGGCGATGCGCGGGCTGGCAGAGGCGCGGCGCGATCACGTGCTGAGGTAATCGACGTTTCCTGGATTGCTGACGTGCGTCGAACGCGTGGGCGGAGACCGCCCACCCTACGTCCCTGCGATAAGGCATGACATTGACCGTAGTGTGGGCGGTCTCCGCCCACGCAACCGGCTCACGTGTAGCCGCACAAAACGATCAATCCGTAAACAACACCGGCATCTCATGCGAGCGCCTGCGTAGCTCCAGCCGCGCCCCGTCGTAATCCGCATACACCGACCCGACGACCGCCCAGAAGCGCGGGCTGTGGTTCATCTCGCGCAAGTGCGCCAGTTCGTGCACCACCACGTAATCGAGCAGCGCCAGCGCATAGTGCACCAGGCGCCAGTTCAGGCGGATGCTGCCGCCCACCGTGCATGATCCCCAGCGCGTGCCGGCCGAGGACAGCGTCAGCGCGCTGTAGCGCACGCCGAGCTGCGGCGCATAGAAGTCGAGGCGCTCGACGAACAGGCGCTTGGCTTCGGCCTGGAACCACAGCTTGATGCGTTCCTTCAGCTGCCACTCCGACAGTCCCGGCGTCACGCCGACATTCAGTTCACGGGTCTGCGCATCGAATACGCAGTGGCTGCGCGCGGCCGGCTGCAGGCGCAGCACGATTTCGCCACCCAGGTAGGGCAGGCGTGCGCCGTCTTCCCAGACCAGCGGCACGCGCTCGGCGCGCTTGGCGCGGCGCTCGCCGCGTTCGTGCAGCTTGGTCAGGATCCAGCGCTGCTTGGCGCGGATCGCGTTGTCGATGTCGGGCAGGATGGCGCGCCGCGGCGCCGTCACGTGCAGGCCGTCGTCGTCGATCATGAAGCCGATCGAGCGGCGCGCCGAGCGTTTCAGTTCGTAGTCGACCGCGTAGTGGCCCAGCACGATGCGCCGCAGGGGCGGATCCTCGGGCGTGCGCGGCGGAGAGGGCAGATTGATGCGGGGCGGCGCAGGAGGCGCCTTGAACAGGGGCTGCGGAGGCGGCGGCACCGGCGCCGGCCTTGCGGCCGGCACCAGCGCTGCGAACGGGTCCTGGGCGGTCCGTTCCTGGCTAAAAAGGTCGAGCTGGGGCCCGTCGGTCTTGGGGGAATTCATGGCGTGCAGAGGTGGAGGTGCTGTGATCTGCGCGCCGACTTCGTTCAGCCACCGGTGTAGACGTGGGGCGAAATGACGCGCATTTCTGATTCTATCCAATTTTCGACCTCTTGCATCAGACTGTCGGGAGTGTGGTGTTGCGGCGATATCGGTTTGCCAATCGAGACCGTCACGAGTCCTGGCCGCTTGATGAAGGAATTCTTCGGCCAGCACTCACCTGAATTATGCGCGATCGGCACGACCACGGCTTGGGTTTCTACAGCCAGGCGCGCACCGCCGCTCTTGTACTTTCCCTTTTTTCCAACAGGGATGCGCGTCCCCTCCGGGAACATGATGATCCACTGGCCGTCGGCCAGGCGCCGCTTGCCGTGGCGGACCACGTGGGCAAAGGCGTTCTTGCCTTCGCTGCGGTCGATCGGGATCATGCGCAGCAGCGCCATCGCCCAGCCGAAGAAGGGGATGTAGAGGATTTCCTTCTTGAAGACGAAGACCAGCGGGCGGATCAGGTTCGGCAGCAGGAAGATCGTCTCCCAGGCCGACTGGTGTTTCGACAGCACGATGGCCGGCGCGTCCGGCAGGTTCTCGTAGCCCTTGAACTGGTAGCGGATGCCGCAAATGACTTTCGCGCACCAGATGATGAAGACGTTCCAGCGCGAGGTCACCCAGAAGCGCTTGTTGTAGGGAAGCGGGGCGACCAGGAAGCAGACGCAGGCCCAGACCACGGTGGCGACCACCATCACGATGGCAAACAGCAGGGAACGCAGGAAGGGGACGACGTTACGCAAGAAGGACTCTCTTTGGATATATTAGTTGGGCTGAGGGCGGGCGCTGCTTTTCAGCAGGCTTGTCACCATCGCGGCCAGGTCGGGGAAGACCTGGGTGCCGGGCGGCAGGCCCCCGGTCTCGTGGGTTTTTTCGCCCTTGCCGGTCAGGACCAGGTTGGGCAGGCAGCCGCTGATGAAGCCGGCCTGCAGGTCGCGCAGCGAATCGCCGACCGTCGGCACGCCCTTCAGGCTGACTTTAAAACGCTTGCTGATCTCCTCGAACATGCCGGCCTTCGGTTTCCTGCAGTCGCAGTTGTCGATCGCCGCGTGCGGGCAGAAGAACACCGCGTCGATGTCGGCGCCGACCTGCTGGGCGGCGTTGTGCATCTTCTGGTGGATCGCGTTCAGCGTCTGCATGTCGAACAGTTCGCGCGCGATGCCGGACTGGTTCGAGGCGATGATGACCCGGTAGCCGGCCTGGTTGAGGCGCGCGATCGCCTCGAGCGAGCCGGGAATCGGAATCCACTCCGCCGGGCTTTTAATAAAATCCGGGGAGTCATGGTTGATGACCCCGTCGCGGTCGAGGATGATCAGCTTCATGGTAATGCCCTTACGCGGCCAGCTTCGAGATGTCGGCCACGCGGTTCATCATGCCGTGCAGCGACGACAGCAGCGCCAGGCGGTTGTTGCGCAGCGCCTGGTCCTCGGCCATCACCATCACGTCGTTGAAGAAGGCGTCGACGTCGTCGCGCAGCTGGGCCAGGGTTTTCAGCGTGCCGGCGAAGTCGCCGCTTGCGAAGGCCGCGTCGACCTGCGGACGCACCCGTTCGATCGCACCCGCCAGCTTGCGCTCGGCTTCTTCCTGCAGCAGTTCCTGCGAGACGGTCCCGATGGCGGCATCGGTCTTTTTCAGGATGTTGGTGATGCGCTTGTTGGCCGCGGCCAGCGAGGCACTTTCCGGCAGGGCGGCGAAGGCCTGCACCGCTTCCAGGCGCTGCACCACGTCGTCGACGCGGTCCGGGTTCTGGGCCAGCACCGCTTCCACTTCGTTCGGCGTAAAGCCGCGCTCGCGCAGCATGCCGCGCAGGCGATCGAGCATGAAGGCGCCGACTTCCTCGCGCGGATCTTTAAATGCAGCTTGCCCGGCGAAGACGTTGGCGGCGTCCGCCAGCAGCTCCGAGATCGCGAGAGGCAGGCGTTTTTCCACCAGCATGCGCATCACGCCCAGTGCGTGGCGGCGCAGCGCGAACGGATCCTTCTCTCCAGTCGGCTGCAGGCCGATGGCCCAGATGCCGACCAGGGTTTCCAGTTTATCGGCCAGCGCGACCACCAGGCCGGTATTGGTGGAGGGCAGCTTGTCGCCGGCGAAGCGCGGCTGATAGTGTTCGGATGCGGCCAGCGCCACTTCATCCGGCTCGCCGTCGTGGCGCGCGTAATAGGTCCCCATGATGCCTTGCAGCTCGGGGAATTCGCCGACCATGTCGGTCAGCAGGTCGGCCTTGGCCAGGCGCGCGCCGCGTTCGGCCAGGGCCACGTCGTAGCCGAGGCGTTTGGCGATGGCGCCGGCGAGTCTGGTCACGCGCTCGGTGCGCTCGGCCTGGGTGCCCAGCTTGTTGTGGTAGACCACGTTCGCCAGCTGCGGCAGGCGCGATTCGAGGCTCTTCTTCTTGTCCTGCTCGAAGAAGAACTTGGCGTCCGACAAGCGCGGGCGCACGACGCGCTCGTTGCCGCCGACGATGTGCTGCGGGTCGTCGGTCGCAATATTCGAGACGATCAGGAAGCGCGAACGCAGCTTGCCTTCGCTGTCGGTCAGCGCGAAGTATTTCTGGTTCGTCTGCATGGTGAGGATCAGGCATTCCTGGGGCACGGAGAGGAAGGCGTCCTCGAAGCGGCATTCGTAAACCACCGGCCACTCGACCAGGGCCGCGACTTCGTCGAGCAGCGATTCCGGCATCAACACCTGGTCGGCGCCCGCTTTTTCAAGCAGCTGGGCGCGGATGCTTTCCTTGCGTGCGTCGGCGCCGGCCATGACCTTGCCCTCGTTCTCGAGGATGGTCGCGTACTTGTCGGCATGCGTGATCGCGATCGACTGGCCGTGCGACAGGAAGCGGTGGCCCATGGTCAGGCGGCCGGCATCGAGACCGAGCAGGGTCAGTGGCAGCACCTGTTCGCCAAACAGGGCGAGCAGCAGGTGTACCGGACGCACGAACTGCACGGTGGCGCCGTCGGGGCGCTGGTAGCTCATGACTTTCGGGATCGGCAGCTTGGCGACGGTGTCGGCCAGCACCTCCTGCAGGCCGCCGGCAAGCGCGCTGCCCGGTGCGGTATAGGTGTAGAAGAAGCTTTCCGCTTTACCGTCCTGGGCGCGTTCGAGGTCGGCGATGCGCAGCTCGGGGAAGCCCAGGGCCGCCAGCTTCTTGGCCAGCGGCGCGCTCGGGTTGCCTTCCTTGTCGAGGGCGACCGAGACCGGCAGCACTTTTTCACGGATCGATTTGTCGGGCGAGGTCGCGCGCACCCTGGTGATCGAGACGGCCAGGCGGCGCGGTGTGGCGTAAGGGGTGACGACGCTGTCGGCGTCCAGGAAGTCGCGGGCCTTGAGGCCATTGGCGATACCGGCGGCAAAGGCCGCGCCCAGTTTGACGAGTGCTTTCGGCGGCAGTTCTTCGGTCTGCAGTTCGACGAGGAGTGTTTGATTCATGGGTTCTGTTCTTGTCTGGTGCGTCGGTGTTCAGGCAGCGGCTGGGGCGGCAGCGGCGTTCGGTGCCATCGGGAAGCCGAGCTTCTCGCGCGAATCGTAATAGGCCTGGGCGACCAGGCGCGACAGCGTGCGCACGCGGCCGATGTAGGCGGCGCGCTCGGTCACGGAGATAGCACCGCGTGCATCGAGCATGTTGAAGCTGTGCGAAGCCTTCATGATCTGCTCGTAGGCCGGCAGCGTCAGCTCCAGTTCGATCAGGCGCTTGGCTTCCGACTCGTGGTTGGCGAAAGCCTGGAACAGCAGATCGGTGTTGGCGTGCTCGAAGTTATAGGTCGACTGCTCGACTTCGTTCTGGTGGAAGACGTCGCCGTACGACAGCTTCTTCTTCTGGCCATTCTCTTCCCACTCGGTCCAGACCAGGTCGTAGACGTTTTCCACGCCCTGCAGGTACATGGCAAGACGCTCGATGCCATAGGTGATTTCGCCCAGCACCGGCTTGCAATCGAGGCCGCCCACTTGCTGGAAATAGGTGAACTGCGTCACTTCCATGCCGTTCAGCCAGACTTCCCAGCCCAGGCCCCAGGCGCCCAGGGTCGGGCTTTCCCAGTCGTCTTCGACGAAACGCACGTCATTCTTTTTCAGGTCCAGGCCCAGCGCCTCGAGCGAACCGAGGTAGAGATCGAGGATGTTTTCCGGGGCCGGCTTCAGGACCACCTGGTACTGGTAATAGTGTTGCAGACGGTTCGGGTTCTCGCCGTAACGGCCATCCTTCGGGCGGCGCGAAGGCTGCACATAGGCCGCGCGCCATGGCTCCGGTCCAATTGCGCGCAAGAAGGTGCCAGTGTGGAAGGTGCCGGCGCCCACTTCCATGTCGTAAGGCTGGAGCAGGGCGCAACCTTGCTTGTCCCAATAGGTCTGCAAGGTCAGAATGATTTGTTGGAATGTGAGCATCTTGAAATGGCGTCGCGAGGAAAAGCGCGAACACGGTGAGTTTGCTAAATGACCAATTCTAGCGGGTTTTGAGCGGCCTCTGGGACCGGATTCACCTCAACTATTCAGCATTGGCCTTTTTCTTGAGGTAATTGCGCCCGGAAAACCAGGCGCCCAACAGGGCCAGCGCGCCCAGCAGCAGGAAGGCATAGTTGCCGAAGCGAATGTAGGGCGTCATGCCGGCCATGCCTTGTACCTTCGCCGCGAGCACGCCCTGGCGGAAGTAAGGGATCGTTTGCGCGACATTGCCCTTGCCGTCGATGATCGCCGTGGCGCCGTTGTTCGTCGCACGCAGCATCGGCCGCCCCGTTTCGAGCGAGCGCATCCGCGAAATCTGCAGGTGCTGCGGAATCGCCACCGATTCGCCGTACCAGGCCAGGTTCGACACGTTCAGCAGCAAAGTCGCCGGTTGCGCCGCGCCGCGCAGCTGGGCGGCGATTTCCTCGCCGAACACGTCCTCATAACAGACATTCGGCAGCACCAGCTGGTCCTTCACCTTGAACGGCTGCTGGACTGCGGCACCGCGCGTAAAATCGCCCAACGGAATGTGCATCAGGTCGGTGAACCAGCGGAAGCCGGTCGGGATGAACTCGCCGAAGGGCACGAGATGATGCTTGTCGTAGCGGAAGGATTCGCCTTGCGGCCCCAGGCTGGCGACGCTGTTGGCGTAGTCGGTGGCGCTGTCCATCAGCGGGATGCCGAACACCAGGTGGCTGCCGCTTTGTTTCGCGTAGTCGCCCAGGTGCGCCAGGTAGCCGCTCGGCAGCTGGTGCGGGAACACGGGAATGGCCGTTTCCGGGGCGGCGACCAGGTCGGCCGGCTGCGCCGTCAGCAGTTGCTGGTAACGGTCCAGGATCTTTTGCAGGTGTTCGTTGCTGAACTTCTCGTCCTGCGGGATGTCGCCTTGCAGCAGGCGCACCGAGATCGGGGCGCCGGACGGATGGGTCCAGTCGATCTGGCGCAAGCCATAGCCGCAAGCGAGCAGGGCGCAGAACAGGCCGATCGCCAGCGGTCGCGCGCGCTGGGTCAGCATCACGAGGCAGCCGGCGCAGACCGCGACCAGCACGCCGATGCCGTACACGCCGATCAGCGGCGCAAAGCCACCCAGCGGCGCGACGTTGTGCGCATAGCCCGAGGAAGCCCAGGGAAAACCGGTAAACACCCAGCCGCGCATCCATTCGGACACGCCCCAGGTGACCGGCAGGACCAGCAGCACGAAGCTGACCAATGGCAGCGACCAGCGCCGGCGCAGCCAGGTGGCGCTGCCGGCGGCAAAGGCCCCGAACAGGCCCATGTACAGACCGAGCAGGCAGATGGCGATGGCGGAGAGGATCGCCGGCAAGCCGCCGAAACGGTTCAGGGCGATATACAGCCAGTGCATGCCCGCCACCGACCAGCCGAAGCCGAAGGCCCAGCCGAGCAGGGTCGCGCGTTTCACATGATTGCCGAGCCCGACCCGGTAGAAGAAGTAAGCCAGCAGCAGGAACTGCAGCGGCCACCAGCCGAAGGGCTCGAAGGAAAACAGGGAAGCGCCGCCGGCGAGGCCGGCAACGACTAACTCACGCAGGGAAGGATGCGCGCCCCGCACCACTGGCACGGGCGTGCTGGCGGGACGGCGGCGCAGCATCAATCGTCGTCGTCGCGGGCGTGCTGCGTGTGCGGCAGCTTTTCGACCAGCAGGACGTGGATCTGGCGCGCGTCGGCGCGCAGCACCTCGAAGCGCAGATTACGCAGGGTGAATTCCTCCCCCTTGTGCGGCATCCGGCCCAGGTGGCCGGCCACGAAGCCACCGATGGTGTCGGCTTCGTCTTCCGGCAGGTCGACGCCGATTTCTTCGTTGAACTGGTCGATCTCGGTCAGCGCTTTTACGCGCCAGCGCGGGCCCAATTGGCCTTCCTTGACGGAAAGAACGTTATCTTCTTCCTCATCGAAGTCGTATTCGTCCTCGATGTCGCCGACGATCTGTTCCAGCACGTCTTCGATCGTGATCAGGCCGGCCACGCCGCTGTACTCGTCGACGACGATGGCCATGTGGTTGTGGTTGGCGCGGAAATCGCGCAACAGCACGTTCAGGCGCTTCGACTCGGGAATGAAAATCGCCGGACGCAGCATGGCGCGCACGTCGAACGATTTCTCCGTGTAATAGCGCAGCAAATCCTTGGCCAGCAGGATGCCGACGACCTTGTCGCGCTCGCCTTCGATGGCGGGGAAGCGCGAGTGCTGGGTTTCCAGCACGATCGGCAGCCATTCCTCGATCGGATCGGTGATGTCGATCACGTCCATCTGGGAACGGGGCACCATGATGTCGCGCGCGGACAGGTCGGAGACCTGGAACACACCCTCGATCATCGACAAGGCATCGGCGTCGATGAGGTTGCGCTCGTGTGCTTCGTGCAGCACTTCGAGCAGCTCAGTGCGATTTTCTGGCTCAGGGGAGATGAGTGCGGTCAGTCGTTCGAAGAGCGACCGGTGGGGTTTGGCGTCCGATCGGACGTCACTGGGATACTCGGGCATAGTTGGCGTGAAGCCGTTGTTACGATGGGCGTAGCATACACCAAAAGCGGACCCGCCAGAGCGCGGGAGCCGGGACGCGGCACTGTCGAGCGAAGTCGGCAGGCTTGCTTTATCATGGATAAATTGGCCAAAAAGCAAAGGAATCGCCCCATGCCCGCCCTCACCATCAACGGCACCACCACCACCCTCGACGTCCCCGACGACATGCCCCTGCTGTGGGTGCTGCGCGACGTGGCCGGCCTGACCGGCACCAAGTTCGGCTGCGGCCAGGCCCTGTGCGGCGCCTGCACCGTTCACCTCGACGGCCAGCCGATCCGCTCCTGCGTGACCCCGGTCTCGGCGGCGGCCGGCAAGAAAATCGTCACGATCGAGGCCATCGGCCAGGACCCGGTCGGCGCCAAGGTGCAGGACGCCTGGCGCCAGATCGACGTGGTGCAGTGCGGTTATTGCCAGTCGGGCCAGATCATGTCGGCCACCGCCTTGTTGCAGGCGACGCCGAAGCCGAGCGACGCCGACATCGACAATGCGATGTCCGGCAACATCTGCCGCTGCGGCACCTATGGACGTATCCGCCAGGCGATCAAGATCGCCGCCGCCAAATAAGGAGATTTTGTGAGCCAAAACAAGACCACGCACGTCTCCCCGGCGCGCCGCCGTTTCATGCAACTCGGGGCCACCGCCGGCGGCGGCCTGCTGTTCGGTTTCTCGCTGTTCGGCTGCCAGAAGGACGGCGACCGCAAGGAAGCGCCGCCCGAAAAAGCCGTGGGCACAGCCAGCACCGAACACTCCGACACCCCGGCCGGCCTGGCGCGCGACGCGTTTATCCGGATCGACCGCAGCGGCATCGTCACCCTGATTATCCACAAGGTCGAGATGGGGCAAGGCACCTTCACGGCGATGCCGATGCTGCTGGCCGAGGAACTCGGCGCCGATCTGTCGAAAGTCAAACTCGAGCAGGCACCGGCGAACAACGAGCTGTATGCCGATCCCTTGCTCGGCGGCCAGGTCACGGGCGGTTCGACCTCGGTGCGCGGCGCCTGGAAGCCGCTGCGCGAAGCCGGTGCCATGGTACGCAGCGTGCTGGTCTCGGCTGCCGCGAAAAACTGGAATGTCGACACCAATGAAT encodes:
- the waaC gene encoding lipopolysaccharide heptosyltransferase I, giving the protein MHVKILLVRVSSLGDVLHNLPMVADLLRRHPQATIDWVVEEGYVSLVRLNPHVRKIIPFALRRWRKGLRSPAVRAEIKAFFSTLREEEYDLVFDTQGLLKTGIIMGAARIKRGGRKVGLANGSEGSGYEGISRLFHTESVPLDPRTHAVARGRLVAGTALGYPVDTAPDFGLPPPESTQRPHWLPHEPFAVFFHGTARDAKKWAPANWIATGLALSPMPVLLPWGSEGEKREAEALAARLPNARVLPKLSMMDAVTLAQQAALAIGVDTGLTHIAAAFYRPTVEIYADSPKWKTEGNWSPRIVNLGDQGAPPSSAEVIAAARGLLGVQ
- the waaA gene encoding lipid IV(A) 3-deoxy-D-manno-octulosonic acid transferase, whose product is MNRTLYSFLWWLALPIVLARLWWRGRKEPGYRGHVGERLGFYDDVAPARMTFMVHAVSVGETRAAEPLVEALLAGWPGSRVLLTHMTPTGRATGRALFAKHGARVIQSYLPYDTGFMVRRFLRHYAPRICILMETEVWPNLIAGCAARQVPVALVNARLSERSLRRGQRFGTLMSEAARAITVVAAQTEADAQRIRSLGAPKVAITGSIKFDVVPPQAALATGTRLRARLNGRPVFLCASTREGEEVLILDAYTRLKDRPAGMLLAIVPRHPQRFDEVAQLVRARGLSLQRRSDMNEAAVDAAVEADVLLGDSMGEMFAYYAACDCAYIGGSLLPLGGQNLIEACALGKPVLVGEHTFNFLDATEEAVTAGAALRVPDADSLLAQAVRLLCDAHARTEMGTHAADFASRHRGATLRTVELLQQEFE
- a CDS encoding YcxB family protein, producing the protein MSSLNRPEPGGSSKPMAMVAHGATDGAGDAYFGSSGAPALPTVATALGDLHFFVRYSLREYIGFMWQHGGFLIRRRRIRWPASFYWRIRSTASAALNFVLLGRGRRTYEFTIDEHGIVRTSGGVTLIGWSDVTAVRTYSRGFMMVLKRGTLPIPFRCLNEAQRGAMRGLAEARRDHVLR
- a CDS encoding M48 family metallopeptidase codes for the protein MNSPKTDGPQLDLFSQERTAQDPFAALVPAARPAPVPPPPQPLFKAPPAPPRINLPSPPRTPEDPPLRRIVLGHYAVDYELKRSARRSIGFMIDDDGLHVTAPRRAILPDIDNAIRAKQRWILTKLHERGERRAKRAERVPLVWEDGARLPYLGGEIVLRLQPAARSHCVFDAQTRELNVGVTPGLSEWQLKERIKLWFQAEAKRLFVERLDFYAPQLGVRYSALTLSSAGTRWGSCTVGGSIRLNWRLVHYALALLDYVVVHELAHLREMNHSPRFWAVVGSVYADYDGARLELRRRSHEMPVLFTD
- a CDS encoding lysophospholipid acyltransferase family protein, whose amino-acid sequence is MVVATVVWACVCFLVAPLPYNKRFWVTSRWNVFIIWCAKVICGIRYQFKGYENLPDAPAIVLSKHQSAWETIFLLPNLIRPLVFVFKKEILYIPFFGWAMALLRMIPIDRSEGKNAFAHVVRHGKRRLADGQWIIMFPEGTRIPVGKKGKYKSGGARLAVETQAVVVPIAHNSGECWPKNSFIKRPGLVTVSIGKPISPQHHTPDSLMQEVENWIESEMRVISPHVYTGG
- the gmhB gene encoding D-glycero-beta-D-manno-heptose 1,7-bisphosphate 7-phosphatase yields the protein MKLIILDRDGVINHDSPDFIKSPAEWIPIPGSLEAIARLNQAGYRVIIASNQSGIARELFDMQTLNAIHQKMHNAAQQVGADIDAVFFCPHAAIDNCDCRKPKAGMFEEISKRFKVSLKGVPTVGDSLRDLQAGFISGCLPNLVLTGKGEKTHETGGLPPGTQVFPDLAAMVTSLLKSSARPQPN
- the glyS gene encoding glycine--tRNA ligase subunit beta encodes the protein MNQTLLVELQTEELPPKALVKLGAAFAAGIANGLKARDFLDADSVVTPYATPRRLAVSITRVRATSPDKSIREKVLPVSVALDKEGNPSAPLAKKLAALGFPELRIADLERAQDGKAESFFYTYTAPGSALAGGLQEVLADTVAKLPIPKVMSYQRPDGATVQFVRPVHLLLALFGEQVLPLTLLGLDAGRLTMGHRFLSHGQSIAITHADKYATILENEGKVMAGADARKESIRAQLLEKAGADQVLMPESLLDEVAALVEWPVVYECRFEDAFLSVPQECLILTMQTNQKYFALTDSEGKLRSRFLIVSNIATDDPQHIVGGNERVVRPRLSDAKFFFEQDKKKSLESRLPQLANVVYHNKLGTQAERTERVTRLAGAIAKRLGYDVALAERGARLAKADLLTDMVGEFPELQGIMGTYYARHDGEPDEVALAASEHYQPRFAGDKLPSTNTGLVVALADKLETLVGIWAIGLQPTGEKDPFALRRHALGVMRMLVEKRLPLAISELLADAANVFAGQAAFKDPREEVGAFMLDRLRGMLRERGFTPNEVEAVLAQNPDRVDDVVQRLEAVQAFAALPESASLAAANKRITNILKKTDAAIGTVSQELLQEEAERKLAGAIERVRPQVDAAFASGDFAGTLKTLAQLRDDVDAFFNDVMVMAEDQALRNNRLALLSSLHGMMNRVADISKLAA
- the glyQ gene encoding glycine--tRNA ligase subunit alpha, with the translated sequence MLTFQQIILTLQTYWDKQGCALLQPYDMEVGAGTFHTGTFLRAIGPEPWRAAYVQPSRRPKDGRYGENPNRLQHYYQYQVVLKPAPENILDLYLGSLEALGLDLKKNDVRFVEDDWESPTLGAWGLGWEVWLNGMEVTQFTYFQQVGGLDCKPVLGEITYGIERLAMYLQGVENVYDLVWTEWEENGQKKKLSYGDVFHQNEVEQSTYNFEHANTDLLFQAFANHESEAKRLIELELTLPAYEQIMKASHSFNMLDARGAISVTERAAYIGRVRTLSRLVAQAYYDSREKLGFPMAPNAAAAPAAA
- the lnt gene encoding apolipoprotein N-acyltransferase, producing the protein MLRRRPASTPVPVVRGAHPSLRELVVAGLAGGASLFSFEPFGWWPLQFLLLAYFFYRVGLGNHVKRATLLGWAFGFGWSVAGMHWLYIALNRFGGLPAILSAIAICLLGLYMGLFGAFAAGSATWLRRRWSLPLVSFVLLVLPVTWGVSEWMRGWVFTGFPWASSGYAHNVAPLGGFAPLIGVYGIGVLVAVCAGCLVMLTQRARPLAIGLFCALLACGYGLRQIDWTHPSGAPISVRLLQGDIPQDEKFSNEHLQKILDRYQQLLTAQPADLVAAPETAIPVFPHQLPSGYLAHLGDYAKQSGSHLVFGIPLMDSATDYANSVASLGPQGESFRYDKHHLVPFGEFIPTGFRWFTDLMHIPLGDFTRGAAVQQPFKVKDQLVLPNVCYEDVFGEEIAAQLRGAAQPATLLLNVSNLAWYGESVAIPQHLQISRMRSLETGRPMLRATNNGATAIIDGKGNVAQTIPYFRQGVLAAKVQGMAGMTPYIRFGNYAFLLLGALALLGAWFSGRNYLKKKANAE